GGTGGCCGTTGCATCCTTGTGCATCGCACAGCTCCTGAGCGATGGTCTCTATGTGGTCTTCGCCACGAACGCGACCGTCTTGCGCCAGAAGATGACGCCAGACGCTTTGCGCGGGCGGGAAGCCGGAACACTGCATCTGCTGACGGGTGGCCTTGGCTTGATGGCCGCCTTAGGCGCCGGCTTTGCGGCCGATTGGGTCGGGATCCGAGCGGTCCTGTGGGTCGGAGCCCTCGGGGTGGTCGCATCGACCCTCTGGCTTCTGGCCCTGCCTAAGCACCTTGAGCCCTAAGCCGACACGACCTTCGGCTTGTCGAGCACCCGCAGCACGCGGGCGAGCTCGTGACCGCGCTTGAGGATCAGGCCCGTGGAGACGATGACCGAATAGGCTCCCTGTTTCTTGGCGAGCTTCGGGTCCTTCTCGATCCGGTAGAGGGGCATTTCGGACGTGCGCCGGAAGATGGAAAAGACGGCCTTGTCGGGCAGAAAGTCGATGGCGTAATCGCGCCATTCGCCGGCCGCCACCATGCGGCCGTAGAGATTGAGAATGGCCTGCAACTCGGCTCGGTCGAAGGACACCTGTCTCGGCGCGGCGGGGAAAGGAACGATGTGGGCCTGACCCTGCATCGAGCCGCCGCGCAACGGCTCCGCGATGTCACCTTCGCTCATGAAGCCTCCCATGTCTCGTTTTCATGGCCTGATGATGGGCTTCGGCGGCTAAGGGATCAACCCATGACGACACAATGAATCACGGGTTCTTCAGCAAATCTTATTCCTGCCCCAATCGCGCCGTGATGGAGCCGCACTGAATGCCGTTAATGCTCAAGTTGCCTCGACGGCCCGGCTCATCGAACGGCTTGGACACGTCAGCCCCCCAGCCCTCTGAGTCGGACGAAGGGCCGGGCCACCTCGAGGCACAGGGCTGCCTTCATGGCAG
This region of Microvirga mediterraneensis genomic DNA includes:
- a CDS encoding DUF2794 domain-containing protein; this translates as MSEGDIAEPLRGGSMQGQAHIVPFPAAPRQVSFDRAELQAILNLYGRMVAAGEWRDYAIDFLPDKAVFSIFRRTSEMPLYRIEKDPKLAKKQGAYSVIVSTGLILKRGHELARVLRVLDKPKVVSA